One genomic segment of Chitinophagales bacterium includes these proteins:
- a CDS encoding T9SS type A sorting domain-containing protein, whose amino-acid sequence MSVNYNWSSGGVTNSAASSPFVTTGNCPETYTVISTDTNGCVDSVHFTTPCTAPDITGNTSINSWASLCPGTAATLSVDSIAANSNKFSYQWLKNGLPIPGATSATYAINSLSAAVHDGSYQLRVINACGSDTSAAYALAVHQVPAASFTVNGNVLTSNVTAAQYQWLLNGVVISSANAPQYTAIESGNYQLEIITSDGCSAISSPVAVNMVGISDEMENMVLLVYPNPVKDILTINTAEELAAMEVFNLLGEKVKSLQGNTTQLQLQDLSKGVYTIRFATKEGNASIRKFIKE is encoded by the coding sequence ATGAGCGTGAATTACAATTGGTCATCCGGAGGCGTTACCAATTCAGCTGCAAGTTCACCATTCGTAACCACTGGTAACTGCCCCGAAACTTATACCGTCATTTCTACGGATACCAATGGTTGTGTGGATTCTGTTCATTTTACAACCCCCTGCACTGCACCGGATATTACCGGCAATACAAGTATCAATTCCTGGGCGAGTTTGTGCCCCGGAACTGCTGCTACGTTGAGTGTAGATAGCATAGCGGCAAACTCCAATAAGTTTAGTTATCAATGGCTGAAAAATGGCTTGCCTATTCCGGGTGCAACATCAGCCACCTATGCCATCAATTCGCTTTCAGCAGCAGTGCACGATGGAAGCTACCAATTGCGTGTTATCAATGCCTGTGGCAGCGATACTTCTGCAGCGTATGCGTTGGCAGTTCACCAAGTGCCCGCTGCTTCGTTTACTGTAAACGGTAATGTGCTTACATCAAATGTAACGGCTGCACAATATCAGTGGTTGTTGAATGGAGTAGTTATCAGTAGTGCGAACGCTCCTCAATATACCGCTATAGAATCCGGGAACTACCAATTGGAAATTATTACATCGGATGGATGTAGTGCTATTAGCAGCCCTGTTGCAGTAAATATGGTTGGAATTTCGGATGAAATGGAAAACATGGTGTTGTTGGTATATCCCAACCCGGTAAAAGATATCTTAACTATTAACACCGCAGAAGAGTTAGCTGCCATGGAAGTGTTCAATCTTTTAGGCGAGAAGGTAAAGTCTTTGCAAGGCAACACCACCCAATTGCAATTGCAAGATTTAAGCAAAGGTGTTTACACCATTCGTTTCGCAACAAAAGAAGGAAACGCTTCAATAAGAAAGTTTATTAAAGAGTAA